The Streptomyces sp. NBC_01426 genome includes a region encoding these proteins:
- a CDS encoding IS1634 family transposase, with amino-acid sequence MVEKRLGALPVVAGFLRRLDVAGTVDRACPIGERALSTHGQIVEALIANRLTSPLPLQHVAHWARDWAVEEVLGLSADILNDDRLARALDAIAPNLEGIVGSVGARAIDVFGLDVARMHWDMTSMSLHGAYEENEDDYPTPAYGHPKDRRTDLKQIQAGLAVTGDGGVPVFHRAYDGGAAEVSQVTTAMTNLSAMAGERNFLLVGDSKLISWNNVGAMTDAGVGFIAPLAAARVPAGLFASLDQNTARPVEYAAQRDANKPADQRCSYRVLEDTMELTGPRKRDRAHRLRRILVHSSANATAAANARALKLKRTAEELDKLTRTAGSRYYPDGDAVTRKITQIISKRKVTAYLRTEVTIGPDTAKPTLAWFFDQQAIDAEAATDGWYALLSNLDPKEADAAEVLIRYKGQPTVERRYSDFKGPLAVTPMFLHHNRRIAALITVICLALLIFCLIEREVRRALLPATGLIGFYAFDNRTVKPTGRLILHALSRIRYQPGHNGSPPKILIPDQIQVHLLELLKIDPSQPRWTTE; translated from the coding sequence GTGGTGGAGAAGCGTCTGGGTGCGCTTCCGGTAGTCGCGGGTTTCCTGCGCCGGCTGGATGTGGCGGGGACGGTCGATCGGGCTTGCCCGATTGGGGAGAGAGCCCTGTCCACCCATGGCCAGATCGTCGAGGCGCTGATCGCCAACCGGCTGACCAGCCCTCTTCCACTGCAGCACGTGGCCCACTGGGCGCGGGACTGGGCAGTGGAAGAGGTGCTCGGGCTGTCCGCGGACATCCTCAACGACGATCGGCTCGCCCGCGCGCTGGATGCGATCGCCCCGAACCTGGAGGGCATCGTGGGATCGGTCGGGGCCCGGGCCATCGATGTGTTCGGCCTCGATGTCGCGCGCATGCACTGGGACATGACCTCAATGTCCCTGCACGGCGCCTACGAGGAGAACGAAGATGACTATCCCACCCCGGCCTACGGCCACCCCAAGGACCGGCGCACGGACCTGAAACAGATCCAGGCCGGACTCGCTGTCACCGGGGACGGCGGCGTGCCGGTCTTCCACCGCGCCTACGACGGCGGGGCGGCAGAGGTCTCCCAGGTCACCACCGCCATGACGAACCTGTCCGCGATGGCCGGCGAACGAAACTTCCTGCTGGTCGGAGACTCCAAGCTGATCTCCTGGAACAACGTCGGCGCGATGACCGACGCGGGGGTGGGCTTCATCGCCCCACTGGCCGCAGCCCGTGTCCCAGCCGGCCTGTTCGCCTCCCTCGATCAGAACACCGCCCGCCCTGTGGAGTACGCCGCCCAGCGCGATGCCAACAAACCCGCAGATCAGCGATGTTCCTACCGGGTCCTGGAGGACACCATGGAGCTGACCGGGCCCCGCAAGCGCGACCGGGCCCACCGCCTGCGCCGGATCCTGGTGCACTCCAGCGCCAACGCGACGGCCGCCGCGAACGCGCGTGCCCTGAAACTGAAACGCACCGCCGAGGAACTGGACAAGCTGACCCGGACCGCAGGCTCCCGGTACTACCCCGACGGCGACGCGGTCACCCGAAAGATCACCCAAATCATCAGCAAACGGAAGGTCACCGCCTACCTCCGCACCGAGGTCACCATCGGCCCCGACACCGCGAAACCCACCCTGGCCTGGTTCTTCGACCAGCAGGCCATTGACGCGGAAGCCGCCACCGACGGCTGGTACGCACTGCTGAGCAATCTCGACCCCAAGGAAGCCGACGCCGCCGAGGTCCTCATCCGCTACAAGGGCCAGCCCACCGTCGAGCGCCGCTACAGCGACTTCAAGGGCCCCCTCGCGGTAACCCCGATGTTCCTGCACCACAACCGGCGCATCGCCGCACTGATCACCGTGATCTGCCTGGCCCTGCTGATCTTCTGCCTGATCGAACGGGAAGTGAGGCGAGCCCTCCTCCCTGCCACCGGCCTCATCGGCTTCTACGCCTTCGACAACCGGACCGTGAAACCCACCGGACGCCTGATCCTCCACGCACTCAGCCGCATCCGCTACCAGCCCGGACACAACGGGTCACCGCCCAAGATCCTCATCCCCGACCAGATCCAGGTCCACCTGCTCGAACTACTCAAGATCGATCCAAGCCAACCTCGCTGGACGACGGAGTGA